Proteins co-encoded in one Thermomicrobiales bacterium genomic window:
- a CDS encoding zf-HC2 domain-containing protein, producing the protein MSDQRPPTLRRPMDHIDAETIAVWLDTPEDLTPEERAAIEQHLLSCEECQQVADELRVIVAAMSNLPDIALPRSFSLSGDLARQGPAGAREPTLLVPVSRWHERQIRALRWATAAAAVLFVLVLGVDLVTTRIDRPVTGDLAATTSAESAGVAGGAAPAEVTEETMAAKAGSQATPVASPAADVAAAEAQSVSTEPTNGRESATLHTAPPREAQLRAIEFGLVTIFVVLLGLMIALPRLRQRRWNRS; encoded by the coding sequence GTGAGCGACCAGCGCCCGCCCACGTTGCGGCGTCCAATGGATCATATCGACGCGGAGACGATCGCCGTCTGGCTTGACACCCCCGAAGACCTGACGCCCGAGGAACGCGCAGCGATCGAGCAGCACCTGTTGAGTTGCGAGGAATGCCAGCAGGTTGCCGACGAGCTTCGCGTGATTGTCGCCGCCATGAGCAACCTGCCAGACATTGCGCTGCCACGTTCGTTCTCGCTGTCAGGCGATCTCGCCCGACAAGGGCCAGCCGGAGCCCGCGAGCCAACGCTGCTCGTGCCAGTTAGCCGCTGGCATGAGCGGCAGATACGCGCGCTGCGTTGGGCGACTGCTGCCGCGGCGGTTTTGTTTGTGCTTGTTCTGGGCGTCGATCTGGTAACGACTCGAATCGACCGGCCAGTCACGGGCGATCTGGCGGCAACGACATCCGCCGAATCGGCCGGCGTGGCTGGTGGCGCGGCGCCGGCCGAGGTGACCGAAGAGACGATGGCAGCAAAGGCCGGGTCCCAGGCGACGCCTGTGGCGTCTCCCGCCGCCGACGTCGCAGCAGCCGAGGCTCAGTCCGTCTCCACGGAGCCGACCAACGGTCGCGAGTCAGCGACGCTCCATACTGCGCCGCCCCGAGAGGCACAGTTGCGCGCGATCGAGTTCGGGCTGGTGACCATCTTCGTCGTGCTCCTCGGGCTGATGATCGCGCTCCCACGGCTCCGCCAACGACGGTGGAACCGTTCCTGA
- a CDS encoding SIMPL domain-containing protein has product MRSSFAKGTYFVAGVLVAVAVVAAVAIGAWDHDGSRATAIQTDTTRTINVSGEGIVSVTPDVAVLNLGVNIRDPQLATAQSNATTAMNSVRDALKRAGIADKDVQTTNYSVYVEQDYNQPNQPIIGYNVTQMVTVKVREIGKAGEVIQTAVDAGANQVNGIWFTLEDTSSAVRQARELAVTDARSRAEHLASLSNATLGSVLTISEGTSASGAPMPYPAAAAEKGGGAPSLDPGTLQVVVTVSVSYVMQ; this is encoded by the coding sequence ATGAGATCATCATTCGCGAAAGGGACTTATTTCGTAGCGGGGGTGCTGGTTGCGGTTGCGGTTGTCGCCGCCGTCGCGATCGGCGCCTGGGATCATGACGGGAGTCGAGCAACGGCCATTCAGACCGATACGACCCGGACGATCAACGTCAGCGGCGAGGGGATCGTTTCGGTAACTCCCGACGTTGCCGTCCTCAACCTCGGCGTCAACATACGCGACCCGCAACTGGCAACCGCCCAGAGCAATGCCACGACGGCAATGAACTCGGTGCGTGACGCGCTGAAGCGAGCCGGCATCGCCGATAAAGACGTTCAGACCACCAACTACTCGGTCTACGTCGAGCAGGACTACAACCAGCCCAACCAGCCGATCATCGGCTACAACGTCACGCAAATGGTGACCGTCAAGGTGCGCGAGATCGGCAAGGCGGGCGAGGTCATCCAGACTGCGGTCGATGCCGGGGCCAACCAGGTCAATGGCATCTGGTTCACGCTCGAGGACACGTCGAGCGCCGTCCGTCAGGCGCGTGAGCTCGCTGTCACCGATGCCCGCTCCCGCGCGGAACATCTGGCCAGCCTGTCCAACGCAACCCTCGGATCCGTCCTGACCATCAGCGAGGGGACGTCAGCCTCCGGCGCGCCGATGCCATACCCCGCCGCCGCCGCGGAGAAGGGTGGAGGCGCTCCGTCGCTCGACCCCGGCACGCTGCAGGTGGTCGTGACCGTGTCGGTCAGCTATGTGATGCAGTAG
- a CDS encoding PIG-L deacetylase family protein — protein sequence MQSPIWQDAELPIASRVLAICAHPDDIESWCGGTLALLVERGCDVALALLTAGEKGSPDRTARPEQIASIRRAEQAAAARMLAISDVRFLEGRDGELEDGPALRGAVVRLLREIRPTVVFTHDPEHPYPPYLAHRDHRVTGRVVLDAVYPMARDHLYFPEQIAAGLEPHAVEQVWLFGTLAPSTVVDISTTLERKITARLEHRSQTSDPDALRNSWRERAVAVGAPWGIGFAETFSVLRAG from the coding sequence GTGCAATCCCCGATCTGGCAGGATGCCGAGTTGCCAATCGCGAGTCGTGTGCTCGCGATCTGCGCGCACCCTGACGATATCGAGTCGTGGTGCGGTGGGACGCTGGCGTTGCTCGTCGAGCGTGGTTGCGACGTCGCGCTGGCGCTATTGACGGCCGGCGAGAAAGGGTCGCCTGACCGTACGGCGCGGCCCGAGCAGATCGCTTCGATCCGACGTGCCGAACAGGCGGCAGCCGCCCGGATGCTGGCGATCTCCGACGTGCGCTTCCTCGAGGGACGCGATGGCGAGTTGGAGGATGGGCCGGCGCTACGCGGCGCGGTAGTGCGGCTGCTTCGGGAGATCCGCCCCACCGTCGTCTTCACCCACGATCCAGAGCATCCATACCCGCCGTATCTTGCGCATCGCGATCATCGTGTTACTGGCCGGGTTGTGCTTGACGCCGTCTACCCGATGGCACGCGATCACCTGTACTTTCCCGAGCAGATTGCCGCCGGGCTGGAGCCGCACGCCGTCGAGCAGGTCTGGCTTTTTGGGACGCTCGCCCCCTCAACCGTCGTGGACATCTCAACGACCCTGGAACGGAAGATCACCGCGCGGCTGGAGCATCGCTCGCAAACCAGCGACCCCGATGCCTTGCGGAACAGTTGGCGCGAGCGCGCCGTGGCTGTTGGCGCGCCATGGGGAATTGGGTTCGCGGAGACGTTTAGCGTGCTGAGGGCTGGATGA
- a CDS encoding trypsin-like peptidase domain-containing protein, whose amino-acid sequence MQPQRRFSLSYLLMVVVMALSIGVLGACSTGSSSSNNGTAVLATATSTSGVGSSSTGATANTTSTKVEATSAKASPATDGAYPFLVATSPGMPYNNIADMVDVVNKAVVTVINKQTFAGFGQTTSQLQPAGSGTGFIVSTDGYVITNNHVVEGSDSLSVIFLDGTEIPAKLVGTDSVSDLAVIKIQDPVPATVSLGDSSSLRVGEAVVAIGSALGEYTNTVTQGIVSGLGRSLDSQGGSGMENMIQHDAPINPGNSGGPLLNMQGQVVGVNTAVVRQAEPGVTAEGLGFAIPSNTVKDIARQLIENGKVVRPFLGISYTLINPQLAAAQNLPVDHGAYVADLQVGGPAATAGIQKGDIITAIDGEQISQTTSLQDLLFQHKPGDSVELTVARGTSGQTTTVKVTLGTRPAST is encoded by the coding sequence ATGCAACCCCAGAGACGGTTTTCGCTCTCATATCTGCTGATGGTCGTCGTCATGGCGCTGTCGATCGGCGTGCTCGGCGCTTGCTCGACCGGGTCGAGCAGCTCCAACAACGGCACGGCTGTTCTGGCAACTGCGACGTCGACGTCGGGCGTCGGGTCATCCTCGACCGGCGCGACGGCGAACACGACCAGCACGAAGGTTGAGGCGACCAGCGCGAAGGCATCTCCCGCAACCGATGGCGCCTATCCGTTCCTGGTCGCGACATCACCCGGCATGCCCTACAACAACATCGCCGACATGGTCGATGTCGTCAATAAGGCGGTTGTGACGGTCATCAACAAGCAGACGTTCGCCGGCTTTGGTCAGACGACCAGCCAGCTGCAACCGGCCGGCAGTGGCACCGGCTTCATCGTCAGCACTGACGGTTATGTCATTACAAACAACCACGTCGTTGAAGGCAGTGATAGCCTGAGCGTCATTTTCCTCGACGGCACCGAGATCCCGGCGAAGCTGGTCGGCACCGATTCGGTGAGCGATCTCGCCGTGATCAAGATCCAGGATCCGGTACCGGCCACCGTCTCGCTCGGCGATTCCAGCTCGTTGCGTGTTGGCGAAGCGGTTGTCGCGATCGGTAGCGCGCTCGGTGAGTACACCAACACCGTGACGCAAGGAATCGTCTCCGGCCTCGGCCGCTCGCTCGATTCGCAGGGCGGCTCCGGGATGGAGAACATGATCCAGCACGACGCGCCGATTAATCCCGGCAACTCCGGTGGGCCATTGCTGAACATGCAGGGCCAGGTCGTCGGGGTCAATACCGCCGTCGTTCGCCAGGCCGAGCCTGGGGTGACAGCCGAGGGACTCGGCTTCGCGATCCCGAGCAACACCGTCAAGGACATCGCCCGCCAGCTCATTGAGAATGGCAAGGTTGTCCGGCCGTTCCTCGGCATCTCCTACACGCTGATCAATCCGCAGTTGGCCGCTGCCCAGAACCTGCCGGTCGATCATGGCGCCTATGTCGCCGATCTTCAGGTTGGCGGGCCGGCCGCGACAGCCGGAATTCAAAAGGGCGACATCATCACCGCGATCGATGGTGAGCAGATCAGTCAGACCACCTCGCTGCAGGACCTGCTGTTCCAGCACAAGCCGGGTGACTCAGTCGAGCTGACGGTTGCCCGCGGCACGTCCGGCCAGACGACCACCGTGAAGGTGACACTCGGCACCCGGCCGGCCAGCACATAA
- a CDS encoding rhodanese-like domain-containing protein — MQPPANEPGRAFATDFATDVPAAIRLSRRALLAAGVGLLASACLPQGNEIGEAPVLSTDAYPDGTLLMSAAGVAGRLDDPTLRLIDCSSARSYRQSHLPGASHVWWQDTIEIHNDIYGMLTGADGRQRLIRDAGIMPDSSVVCYDRSGGVWASRVIWMLHASGFTHARLLDGGKQAWDAAALIAGNRQANHRQGGIDIRQNESVVAHGRDLATWLERDDLAILDTRTAAERRETWFDRLRLGTIPNSHWLPRETFLTIGDSPALIAPDALREQLATAGVPADIPEIVVFGLHGTLACLPYIALRALGVSRVRVYDGSWAEWGANRDWPVAPL; from the coding sequence ATGCAACCGCCAGCCAACGAACCTGGTCGCGCCTTCGCCACCGACTTCGCAACGGATGTGCCAGCAGCCATCCGGTTGAGCCGGCGCGCGCTGCTCGCGGCCGGGGTAGGGCTTCTGGCCAGCGCGTGCCTGCCGCAGGGCAACGAGATCGGCGAGGCACCCGTCCTCTCGACCGACGCGTATCCCGATGGCACGCTGCTGATGTCCGCAGCAGGTGTTGCTGGCCGGCTGGATGACCCGACGCTGCGCCTCATCGACTGTTCGTCGGCGCGATCGTATCGCCAGAGCCACCTGCCGGGCGCGTCGCACGTCTGGTGGCAAGACACGATCGAAATCCATAATGACATCTACGGAATGCTGACCGGCGCGGATGGGCGGCAGCGGCTTATCCGCGATGCCGGGATCATGCCCGACTCCTCCGTCGTCTGCTATGACCGATCCGGCGGCGTCTGGGCCAGCCGGGTTATCTGGATGCTGCATGCCAGCGGGTTCACCCATGCCCGGCTGCTCGACGGCGGCAAACAGGCGTGGGACGCGGCCGCCCTGATAGCCGGTAACAGGCAGGCCAATCACAGACAGGGCGGGATCGATATTCGCCAGAACGAAAGCGTCGTGGCCCATGGCCGCGACCTCGCGACGTGGCTTGAGCGGGATGATCTGGCGATTCTTGATACGCGCACAGCAGCGGAGCGCCGGGAGACATGGTTCGATCGGCTGCGCCTGGGGACAATCCCCAATAGCCACTGGCTGCCGCGCGAGACGTTCCTTACGATAGGCGATAGTCCGGCACTCATCGCCCCGGATGCCTTGCGCGAACAACTCGCGACGGCAGGTGTGCCGGCAGATATCCCTGAGATCGTCGTCTTCGGGCTGCACGGCACGCTGGCCTGCCTTCCATACATTGCGCTTCGGGCACTGGGAGTGTCGCGTGTCCGCGTTTACGACGGCTCATGGGCGGAGTGGGGCGCCAACAGGGATTGGCCGGTGGCCCCGCTCTGA
- a CDS encoding SLC13 family permease, producing MSEDRASTRLQQRRLIVTAVAFAFPVMASIAPPTIDDLSPWGVRVLSVVIAGLILWMSEAMPIAATSLGVVAMLALVGPGTSDEALKTALAGFESPAPYFLLCALALGAATVKTGLARRLAQMLVRGARGSGRRLYAQMMAMMPPMAVLVPSALTRTAMLIPTYESVFQTHRIRRGHPLPRLVMIGTAILQPLASTAVLTGGAVPVVASSLVGGMSWAHWFVLMSVPMYTILIIVGISLFLLYRPGELPAAIGEGGASTPALSPMSAAEWRGLVIIGATTTLWLTDFIHHLNPAVPALIGATALFLPLVGVLRWEDFEEGSPWVIFLVTASSLSLASALNQSGAAAWVAATIVDQVPLETFALVPQLLVLMAIVAVVNAILPNRTAVLGITIPLLMSLAGPLGLNPVVVGLMAPIISQTTIFYPVQLATALITYRTRHYAAGELARAGVILTIASVTTILLVALPWWGLMGESVRP from the coding sequence TTGAGTGAGGATCGGGCATCTACCAGGCTTCAGCAACGGCGGCTGATCGTGACGGCCGTCGCCTTTGCGTTTCCAGTCATGGCCTCGATCGCGCCGCCAACTATCGATGACCTCAGTCCGTGGGGTGTGCGCGTCCTCTCGGTGGTTATCGCCGGGCTGATCCTCTGGATGTCGGAGGCGATGCCGATCGCGGCGACATCACTCGGGGTCGTCGCGATGCTGGCGCTGGTCGGCCCCGGCACGAGCGACGAGGCACTGAAGACGGCGCTGGCTGGTTTCGAGTCCCCGGCGCCCTATTTCCTGCTCTGCGCGCTGGCGCTCGGCGCCGCAACGGTCAAAACCGGGCTCGCTCGCCGGCTGGCTCAGATGCTGGTTCGCGGCGCGCGCGGGAGCGGCCGGCGACTCTACGCCCAGATGATGGCGATGATGCCGCCGATGGCGGTGCTGGTTCCATCGGCGCTGACACGCACCGCGATGCTGATCCCGACCTACGAGTCGGTCTTTCAGACCCACAGGATCCGCCGCGGCCACCCATTGCCGCGTCTGGTCATGATTGGGACGGCGATTCTTCAGCCACTCGCATCGACCGCCGTACTGACCGGCGGGGCAGTGCCGGTGGTTGCATCATCGCTCGTCGGCGGCATGTCCTGGGCTCACTGGTTCGTCCTCATGTCGGTGCCGATGTACACCATTCTGATCATCGTGGGCATTTCCCTGTTTCTGCTCTACCGGCCGGGTGAGCTTCCGGCGGCAATCGGCGAAGGCGGCGCATCGACGCCGGCGTTGTCACCGATGAGCGCGGCCGAGTGGCGCGGACTGGTGATCATCGGCGCGACGACAACGCTCTGGCTGACCGACTTCATCCATCACCTCAACCCAGCCGTTCCGGCGCTGATAGGCGCGACCGCCCTGTTCCTGCCGCTCGTCGGCGTCTTGCGCTGGGAAGACTTCGAAGAGGGGTCGCCATGGGTGATCTTCCTGGTCACCGCCAGCTCCCTCTCGCTCGCCTCGGCCCTCAATCAGAGTGGCGCGGCGGCGTGGGTCGCGGCGACCATCGTCGATCAAGTGCCGCTGGAGACGTTCGCGCTGGTGCCACAACTGCTGGTGTTGATGGCAATCGTTGCGGTTGTCAACGCAATTCTTCCGAACCGCACAGCCGTGCTGGGCATCACGATCCCACTATTGATGTCGCTGGCCGGCCCGCTCGGCCTGAATCCGGTCGTGGTCGGGCTGATGGCGCCGATCATCTCGCAGACGACGATCTTCTACCCCGTCCAGCTCGCGACGGCGCTGATCACCTACCGCACGCGGCATTACGCGGCGGGGGAGTTGGCGCGCGCAGGAGTCATCCTGACAATCGCCAGCGTCACGACGATTCTGCTCGTGGCCTTGCCCTGGTGGGGGCTGATGGGGGAGTCCGTCCGTCCCTGA
- a CDS encoding helix-turn-helix domain-containing protein gives MLFPDYQKSLTDLMHKDHYTPDELAQLLDVSPEVIRHEVRVGRLKAYTIEHRVIDIRRVDALDWLHRRHAEMSSMLEPATEKPRAGE, from the coding sequence ATGTTGTTTCCCGATTATCAGAAGTCACTGACCGACCTCATGCACAAGGACCACTACACACCAGACGAGCTTGCGCAGCTGCTCGATGTCAGTCCGGAGGTGATCCGGCACGAGGTGCGCGTTGGCCGTCTGAAGGCGTACACCATCGAGCACCGTGTGATCGATATCCGAAGAGTCGATGCGCTCGACTGGCTTCATCGTCGTCATGCAGAGATGTCATCGATGCTCGAGCCAGCGACGGAGAAGCCGCGCGCCGGCGAGTAG
- a CDS encoding nitronate monooxygenase, whose product MLRTPLCDLLKIDAPIIQAPMGGAATGRLAAAASNSGILGSIAALRMSADTLRDEIEAAHERTNGSFAVNHGLTIFDEEAFQSTLDARPAVISFALGDPGDLVARAHAAGAVVIQQVVTVRAAVHAARNGVDIIVAQGTESGGNTGMISTLELVPLVVDAVWPVPVVAAGGIADGRGVAAALSLGAQGVNLGTRFLASREAEIAEGWKEMIVAAGPGDIMKLDAWNAIFPPAPGDYATVPSVIRTPFAERVQAAWRAGTLDTEEMRREIAIAAVAGRQYELVAMAGQSVGMIDAILPVNEIVPRIVAETVDALRAAGAAIVTT is encoded by the coding sequence ATGCTCCGCACACCACTGTGTGATCTGCTGAAGATCGACGCGCCGATCATTCAGGCGCCGATGGGGGGCGCGGCAACAGGCCGACTGGCGGCGGCGGCATCGAACTCCGGCATCCTGGGGAGTATCGCCGCGCTGAGGATGAGCGCCGACACGCTGCGCGACGAGATCGAGGCGGCCCACGAGCGCACAAACGGCTCCTTCGCCGTCAACCACGGGTTGACGATCTTCGACGAGGAAGCGTTTCAGTCGACGCTCGATGCGCGGCCGGCCGTCATCTCCTTCGCCCTTGGCGACCCCGGCGACCTTGTGGCCCGCGCCCACGCGGCTGGCGCGGTCGTCATTCAGCAGGTGGTCACCGTCCGCGCGGCGGTGCATGCGGCCAGAAACGGAGTAGACATCATCGTGGCCCAGGGAACCGAGTCGGGCGGCAACACCGGCATGATCTCGACGCTGGAGCTCGTGCCGTTGGTGGTCGACGCTGTCTGGCCGGTGCCGGTTGTTGCGGCCGGCGGGATTGCCGATGGTCGTGGCGTCGCCGCGGCGCTGTCGCTCGGCGCGCAGGGCGTGAACCTGGGGACTCGCTTTCTCGCATCGCGTGAGGCGGAGATCGCGGAAGGCTGGAAGGAGATGATCGTCGCCGCCGGCCCGGGCGACATCATGAAGCTGGACGCCTGGAACGCGATCTTCCCTCCCGCGCCTGGCGATTACGCAACGGTGCCCTCGGTGATTCGCACTCCGTTTGCCGAGCGTGTGCAGGCGGCCTGGCGTGCCGGTACGCTCGATACCGAAGAGATGCGTCGCGAGATCGCCATTGCCGCCGTTGCTGGCCGCCAGTACGAGCTCGTTGCAATGGCCGGCCAGAGCGTCGGGATGATCGACGCCATCCTGCCGGTGAACGAGATCGTCCCGCGTATCGTTGCCGAGACGGTCGACGCGCTTCGCGCGGCCGGAGCGGCGATCGTAACGACCTAG
- a CDS encoding serine hydrolase: MSWIDTGLDAALGRIDAFVNKRLGHDTEPGIALALTTRDQLLGVATAGLADAAGGAALRASHLFEFGSIGKSFTAVALLQLREEGRLDLDAPVTDYLPWFAVQSDYPPIATHHLLSHTSGLTGGTDFAPDPRYEVWAARDLHVAHAPGEAFHYSNLGYKALGLLLERLEGKPYAEIVRERLLDPLGMRDTMAVIANANRPRLATGHVYRDTDRPHRPGDPLAPASWLETNTGDGCIVSTAADLTAWLRMLLNRGSGSAGRILSEESFALLTRPVIEMSPGSGRWYGYGLMTFEQDGQRLLGHTGGMVGYVSAMFGDVERGVGAVVMVNGPGAPLRIATDAVAVLAAAHDGRDLPSLPDEPDPDAVPDAEQFAGVYRSGDRAWEIVVSGNRLSLVADGQRAPLLPLGPAAFRAEDPALAHIWVRAQVEDGRAVALTHGGDVFHREGLDAPETAALPEELRAYPGHYRSHNPWASDFRVVSREGRLFLLFPEPPDGFEGDQPLDPLPDGSFAIRSGDYAYDRIRFDTVVDGEALRANLSGADYYRFFTL, translated from the coding sequence GTGAGCTGGATTGATACTGGGCTGGACGCAGCGCTCGGCAGAATCGACGCATTCGTCAACAAGCGGCTGGGCCATGACACCGAGCCGGGCATCGCGCTTGCGCTGACGACGCGCGACCAGTTGCTTGGTGTCGCGACGGCCGGCCTGGCTGATGCGGCGGGCGGCGCGGCGCTACGCGCTTCTCATCTGTTCGAATTCGGGTCGATCGGCAAGTCGTTCACCGCCGTCGCGCTCCTGCAACTGCGCGAGGAAGGCCGGCTCGACCTCGACGCGCCGGTGACCGACTACCTGCCGTGGTTCGCGGTGCAATCCGATTACCCGCCGATCGCCACCCACCACCTGCTCAGCCACACCTCGGGGCTGACCGGTGGGACTGACTTCGCGCCGGATCCTCGGTATGAGGTCTGGGCGGCGCGTGATCTCCACGTCGCCCATGCACCCGGCGAGGCGTTCCACTACTCCAACCTCGGCTACAAGGCGCTTGGCCTGCTGCTGGAGCGGTTGGAGGGCAAACCGTACGCTGAGATTGTCCGCGAGCGTCTGCTCGACCCGCTTGGGATGCGCGACACCATGGCGGTGATCGCCAATGCCAACCGGCCGCGACTGGCGACCGGTCACGTCTATCGCGATACGGACCGACCGCATCGCCCAGGCGACCCGCTCGCGCCGGCCAGTTGGCTGGAAACGAACACTGGCGACGGCTGCATCGTCTCGACCGCTGCCGACCTGACCGCCTGGCTGCGGATGCTGCTCAATCGCGGGTCTGGCTCGGCCGGCCGGATCCTCTCCGAGGAGAGCTTCGCCCTGCTGACCCGGCCGGTCATCGAGATGTCGCCCGGCTCCGGCCGCTGGTATGGCTACGGGCTCATGACGTTCGAGCAGGACGGCCAGCGGCTGCTCGGTCACACTGGTGGCATGGTCGGCTACGTGTCGGCGATGTTTGGCGATGTCGAACGCGGAGTTGGCGCGGTCGTGATGGTCAACGGCCCCGGCGCGCCGTTGCGGATTGCCACCGACGCCGTCGCTGTACTGGCTGCCGCGCACGATGGCCGCGATTTGCCGTCCCTCCCCGACGAGCCGGACCCCGACGCAGTCCCCGATGCGGAACAGTTCGCCGGTGTCTACCGTTCTGGCGATCGCGCCTGGGAGATCGTTGTCTCGGGCAACCGGCTGTCGCTGGTGGCCGATGGCCAGCGTGCGCCACTCCTTCCGCTGGGTCCGGCCGCATTTCGCGCCGAAGACCCTGCGCTCGCTCATATCTGGGTTCGCGCTCAAGTCGAGGACGGTCGCGCCGTGGCGCTGACCCACGGCGGCGATGTGTTCCATCGCGAGGGATTGGATGCGCCGGAGACGGCCGCGCTGCCGGAGGAGTTGCGCGCCTACCCCGGCCATTACCGCTCGCACAACCCGTGGGCGTCCGATTTCCGCGTTGTCTCGCGCGAAGGGCGGCTCTTCCTGCTCTTTCCGGAGCCGCCGGACGGCTTCGAGGGCGATCAACCGCTGGACCCGCTGCCGGATGGCTCGTTCGCTATCCGGTCAGGCGATTATGCCTACGATCGTATTCGATTCGACACCGTTGTTGATGGCGAGGCGCTGCGGGCGAATCTCTCCGGCGCCGACTACTATCGGTTCTTCACGCTGTAA
- a CDS encoding Re/Si-specific NAD(P)(+) transhydrogenase subunit alpha yields the protein MVESAPSAAAQARPVTIGVPKEIVEGERRVALIPDAVKKYVAAGHTVLVQSRAGLEAAHTDDAYAAAGATVVPDAAAVYGQADLILKIQKPEPEEVALLRKGSTLLAMLQPLVNHDLVSALAARGVTAVSMDAIPRTTRAQSMDVLSAMSTLGGYKAVLLAADNMPKIFPMLMTAAGTIAPAKVLIVGAGVAGLQAIATARRLGAVVEAYDTRPVVKEQVESLGGKFVEVDMTGIEAQTQDTGGYAREASPELLRRQQETMANRAARSDVVITTALVPGRAAPKLIMADTVARMQPGSVIVDMAAETGGNCELTVPGEVITTPNGVTIVGLTNLPSTLPFHASQMYSKNLQNLLAIMLTKQGTLNMNFADDIIKGTTITMNGEVVHEATKNAMAPRS from the coding sequence ATGGTGGAATCCGCACCTTCAGCTGCTGCCCAGGCCCGCCCGGTGACGATCGGCGTGCCGAAGGAGATCGTCGAGGGCGAGCGCCGAGTCGCGCTTATCCCCGACGCTGTCAAGAAGTATGTGGCCGCCGGCCACACGGTCCTCGTCCAGTCTCGCGCGGGCCTCGAGGCAGCCCACACCGACGACGCCTATGCGGCGGCGGGCGCGACAGTCGTCCCAGACGCTGCCGCGGTCTACGGTCAGGCCGACCTGATTCTGAAGATCCAGAAGCCGGAGCCGGAGGAGGTCGCGCTGCTACGGAAGGGCAGCACCCTTCTGGCGATGCTCCAGCCGCTGGTCAACCACGACCTCGTCAGCGCGCTAGCCGCGCGCGGGGTGACGGCGGTTTCGATGGACGCTATCCCGCGGACAACGCGCGCCCAATCGATGGACGTGCTCTCCGCGATGAGCACGCTCGGCGGCTACAAGGCAGTACTGCTGGCAGCCGACAACATGCCGAAGATCTTCCCGATGCTGATGACTGCCGCCGGCACAATCGCGCCTGCCAAGGTGCTGATTGTCGGCGCGGGCGTTGCCGGCCTGCAGGCGATTGCGACCGCCCGTCGCCTCGGCGCTGTCGTCGAGGCGTATGACACTCGTCCGGTCGTCAAGGAGCAGGTCGAGTCGCTCGGGGGCAAGTTCGTCGAGGTCGACATGACCGGCATCGAGGCGCAGACGCAGGACACGGGCGGCTACGCGCGCGAGGCATCGCCGGAGCTGCTGCGCCGTCAGCAGGAGACGATGGCCAACCGCGCCGCGCGTTCGGACGTTGTCATCACAACCGCGCTTGTCCCGGGCCGGGCAGCGCCGAAGCTGATCATGGCCGACACGGTGGCCAGAATGCAGCCGGGCTCTGTGATCGTCGATATGGCGGCCGAGACCGGCGGCAACTGCGAGCTGACCGTCCCCGGCGAGGTCATCACAACTCCGAACGGCGTGACAATCGTCGGCCTGACGAACCTGCCGAGCACGCTGCCATTCCACGCCAGCCAGATGTACTCCAAGAACCTGCAGAATCTCCTGGCGATCATGTTGACCAAGCAGGGCACGTTGAACATGAACTTCGCCGACGACATCATCAAGGGCACGACGATCACGATGAACGGCGAGGTTGTCCACGAGGCCACGAAGAACGCAATGGCGCCGCGCAGCTAG
- a CDS encoding NAD(P) transhydrogenase subunit alpha, producing MDNEVILGIYVFLLAILLGVEVIGKVPSTLHTPLMSATNAIHGIVLLGAMIVLGWADQWWLQAIGFLAVILGAANVFGGFVVTDRMLEMFKRKPGAGSAGQKR from the coding sequence ATGGATAACGAGGTCATCCTCGGGATATACGTGTTTCTGCTGGCGATTCTGCTGGGGGTCGAGGTCATCGGCAAGGTGCCGTCGACGCTGCACACACCGCTGATGTCGGCAACGAACGCGATCCACGGGATCGTGCTTCTCGGCGCGATGATCGTGCTCGGCTGGGCCGACCAGTGGTGGCTGCAAGCCATCGGGTTCCTCGCGGTCATCCTCGGCGCGGCCAACGTATTCGGTGGCTTCGTCGTCACTGACCGGATGCTGGAGATGTTCAAGCGCAAGCCGGGCGCTGGATCGGCGGGGCAGAAGCGATGA